One stretch of Gambusia affinis linkage group LG05, SWU_Gaff_1.0, whole genome shotgun sequence DNA includes these proteins:
- the si:ch211-154o6.3 gene encoding lissencephaly-1 homolog isoform X1 produces the protein MGEVRKLQKKLRQIENLEIKISLSPEEKYKISRKAELRSRLAELQLQLSGPQQTLGIVGDGNKEKMKRQVENAPETLSSQTPPASKILKVEDESKAAGTPAPAAWQRAAGGSEGETAGPQDATELAKVSLQSKEESGCSPEELLRQEEAEFSSLKASWEKVRFRLRLLVGHNDIVTSVVAVDNLVVSGSRDTTVKVWHVPTATEQKNLGGHTGGVTCLSAPPLEYCRRLARSLSLSDRDRFILSGSADCSVKIWALSIGQCVKSIYTFNAVTALSFAPDGDGYIITGSDGGKVQAWSWHTFQNCQSVKAHEEAVTSIQSQGPLVFSGSAEGGVSVWENRRSEREPLKLLHHWSSQVTGLSRRPGGRLMLSPRGDRVLLAYGQASIKILHWRTGVISRLTNHSSITGVTDCVHQTGGILIGSCYDLANGESSLNLFSLPQCRYLASLTWPDAPRILCFAAWTTSSGDHRWVTGGRDLIAWEQLPSSGKNRGDVTVKRNTLMDTTVLESEGDTEEDEDTNDYEDNEDGGAEEDGSPDSWLRCVLQ, from the exons ATGGGGGAGGTGAGGAAGCTGCAGAAGAAGTTAAGGCAGATTgaaaatctggaaataaaaatcagtctGAGCCCAGAGGAGAAATATAAG ATCTCCAGGAAGGCGGAGCTGCGTTCCAGATTGGCTGagcttcagctgcagctttctgGCCCGCAGCAAACTCTTGGGATCGTGGGAGACGGAAATAAGGAGAAGATGAAAAGACAAGT GGAAAATGCCCCCGAGACCCTTTCATCACAAACGCCTCCAGCCTCCAAGATCCTTAAGGTAGAAGATGAGTCCAAAGCTGCAGGAACGCCAGCGCCGGCTGCCTGGCAGAGGGCGGCAGGAGGAAGCGAAGGAGAGACGGCAGGACCTCAGGATGCGACTGAATTGGCCAAGGTGTCACTTCAGAGCAAAGAGGAGTCAGGATGCTCTCCAGAAGAGCTGCTGCGGCAGGAAG AAGCAGAGTTTTCATCCCTCAAAGCGTCCTGGGAGAAAGTGCGGTTTCGCTTGAGGCTGCTGGTGGGTCACAATGACATAGTCACCAGTGTGGTTGCTGTTGACAACCTGGTGGTTTCTGGAAG TCGAGACACGACGGTGAAGGTTTGGCACGTTCCCACGGCAACAGAGCAGAAGAACCTGGGGGGCCACACCGGCGGAGTCACCTGCCTGTCTGCGCCTCCCCTCGAGTATTGCAGGAGGCTGG CCAGGTCCCTGTCCTTGTCTGACAGAGACAGGTTTATTTTGAGCGGCTCTGCAGACTGCAGTGTGAAGATCTGGGCCCTGAGCATCG GGCAGTGTGTTAAGTCTATCTACACATTCAACGCCGTGACTGCGCTCTCCTTCGCGCCTGATGGGGACGGCTACATCATCACGGGTTCAG ACGGGGGGAAAGTTCAAGCCTGGAGCTGGCACACTTTCCAAAACTGCCAGTCAGTCAAGGCACACGAGGAAGCAGTCACATCCATCCAG TCTCAGGGTCCTCTGGTGTTCAGTGGCTCGGCTGAGGGGGGGGTGTCTGTGTGGGAGAACCGGCGTTCGGAGCGAGAGCCCCTCAAGCTGCTGCACCACTGGAGCAGCCAGGTGACGGGGCTCAGCAGGAGGCCGGGCGGCCGGCTGATGCTCAGCCCGCGCGGGGACCGGGTGCTCCTGGCTTACGGTCAAGCCTCCATCAAGATCCTTCACTGGAGGACAG GAGTGATATCCAGGTTGACCAATCACAGCAGCATCACCGGCGTGACAGATTGTGTTCACCAGACGGGGGGCATCCTAATTGGCTCCTGCTACGACCTGGCGAACGGAGAGAGCTCCCTTAACT tgttctctCTGCCTCAGTGTCGCTATCTGGCCTCCCTGACCTGGCCAGATGCTCCCAGAATCCTCTGCTTTGCGGCGTGGACGACTAGTAGTGGAGACCACCGCTGGGTGACCGGCGGCCGAGACCTCATAGCGTGGGAGCAGCTCCCCAGTTCTGGGAAAAACAG GGGTGACGTCACGGTGAAGAGAAACACCCTGATGGACACGACGGTGCTGGAGTCAGAGGGCGACACCGAGGAAGACGAGGACACCAACG ATTACGAGGATAATGAGGACGGAGGGGCTGAGGAGGACGGATCGCCTGACTCGTGGCTGCGCTGCGTTCTCCAGTGA
- the si:ch211-154o6.3 gene encoding F-box/WD repeat-containing protein 7 isoform X2, producing the protein MKRQVENAPETLSSQTPPASKILKVEDESKAAGTPAPAAWQRAAGGSEGETAGPQDATELAKVSLQSKEESGCSPEELLRQEEAEFSSLKASWEKVRFRLRLLVGHNDIVTSVVAVDNLVVSGSRDTTVKVWHVPTATEQKNLGGHTGGVTCLSAPPLEYCRRLARSLSLSDRDRFILSGSADCSVKIWALSIGQCVKSIYTFNAVTALSFAPDGDGYIITGSDGGKVQAWSWHTFQNCQSVKAHEEAVTSIQSQGPLVFSGSAEGGVSVWENRRSEREPLKLLHHWSSQVTGLSRRPGGRLMLSPRGDRVLLAYGQASIKILHWRTGVISRLTNHSSITGVTDCVHQTGGILIGSCYDLANGESSLNLFSLPQCRYLASLTWPDAPRILCFAAWTTSSGDHRWVTGGRDLIAWEQLPSSGKNRGDVTVKRNTLMDTTVLESEGDTEEDEDTNDYEDNEDGGAEEDGSPDSWLRCVLQ; encoded by the exons ATGAAAAGACAAGT GGAAAATGCCCCCGAGACCCTTTCATCACAAACGCCTCCAGCCTCCAAGATCCTTAAGGTAGAAGATGAGTCCAAAGCTGCAGGAACGCCAGCGCCGGCTGCCTGGCAGAGGGCGGCAGGAGGAAGCGAAGGAGAGACGGCAGGACCTCAGGATGCGACTGAATTGGCCAAGGTGTCACTTCAGAGCAAAGAGGAGTCAGGATGCTCTCCAGAAGAGCTGCTGCGGCAGGAAG AAGCAGAGTTTTCATCCCTCAAAGCGTCCTGGGAGAAAGTGCGGTTTCGCTTGAGGCTGCTGGTGGGTCACAATGACATAGTCACCAGTGTGGTTGCTGTTGACAACCTGGTGGTTTCTGGAAG TCGAGACACGACGGTGAAGGTTTGGCACGTTCCCACGGCAACAGAGCAGAAGAACCTGGGGGGCCACACCGGCGGAGTCACCTGCCTGTCTGCGCCTCCCCTCGAGTATTGCAGGAGGCTGG CCAGGTCCCTGTCCTTGTCTGACAGAGACAGGTTTATTTTGAGCGGCTCTGCAGACTGCAGTGTGAAGATCTGGGCCCTGAGCATCG GGCAGTGTGTTAAGTCTATCTACACATTCAACGCCGTGACTGCGCTCTCCTTCGCGCCTGATGGGGACGGCTACATCATCACGGGTTCAG ACGGGGGGAAAGTTCAAGCCTGGAGCTGGCACACTTTCCAAAACTGCCAGTCAGTCAAGGCACACGAGGAAGCAGTCACATCCATCCAG TCTCAGGGTCCTCTGGTGTTCAGTGGCTCGGCTGAGGGGGGGGTGTCTGTGTGGGAGAACCGGCGTTCGGAGCGAGAGCCCCTCAAGCTGCTGCACCACTGGAGCAGCCAGGTGACGGGGCTCAGCAGGAGGCCGGGCGGCCGGCTGATGCTCAGCCCGCGCGGGGACCGGGTGCTCCTGGCTTACGGTCAAGCCTCCATCAAGATCCTTCACTGGAGGACAG GAGTGATATCCAGGTTGACCAATCACAGCAGCATCACCGGCGTGACAGATTGTGTTCACCAGACGGGGGGCATCCTAATTGGCTCCTGCTACGACCTGGCGAACGGAGAGAGCTCCCTTAACT tgttctctCTGCCTCAGTGTCGCTATCTGGCCTCCCTGACCTGGCCAGATGCTCCCAGAATCCTCTGCTTTGCGGCGTGGACGACTAGTAGTGGAGACCACCGCTGGGTGACCGGCGGCCGAGACCTCATAGCGTGGGAGCAGCTCCCCAGTTCTGGGAAAAACAG GGGTGACGTCACGGTGAAGAGAAACACCCTGATGGACACGACGGTGCTGGAGTCAGAGGGCGACACCGAGGAAGACGAGGACACCAACG ATTACGAGGATAATGAGGACGGAGGGGCTGAGGAGGACGGATCGCCTGACTCGTGGCTGCGCTGCGTTCTCCAGTGA